One part of the Aurantibacillus circumpalustris genome encodes these proteins:
- a CDS encoding histidine kinase has protein sequence MIKNKNSKKYFAWYLIFVFLIMGFTNFAQSGSKPVARFLFNDGKDYDEVSLKPARLVGAFHTEDRFGNKKNAVRVLGDPYSYINLGKGAVLKQKAGTISLWVLIEDKIWTGQGIRVNPILLTKSRNQDDFFEAYSIYYELDNETFRSNISRDSIRQAATASLSKCQLNSWRHLVLTFDRDFTSFYVDGKLQRKAIKNFETVYLDQDSVLLGSMGNKKNARFAKAVFDDIEFYDRVLTEGEILNLFHAPNPNKYKIVLNWIFLAIAILLVIGCIYLIVRYRLSITLKKEKQRLELHNIVLQTELRVNRALMNPHFVFNSLNALQNFILKNENVKANSYLVKFSKLMRQIIESNMSDAITLEFEIQLLKSYLEIEDLRFEENIKHVIEVESSLVPSSIKIPIMMLQPFVENAVWHGLLKKKGEKLLNISFSIKDDIYILCVIEDNGLGRKKTNYLDLEKNSLATGFIEQRLSLLNQIYNLKCNLIIEDKPNNTGTIIKILIPIIKN, from the coding sequence ATGATTAAAAATAAAAATTCAAAAAAGTATTTTGCGTGGTATTTAATTTTTGTATTTCTCATTATGGGTTTTACAAATTTTGCGCAATCTGGTTCAAAACCCGTTGCAAGATTTTTATTTAATGATGGTAAAGATTACGACGAAGTGAGTCTGAAACCAGCAAGACTTGTCGGAGCCTTTCACACAGAAGACCGATTTGGAAACAAAAAAAATGCAGTTAGAGTTCTTGGCGATCCTTATAGCTATATTAATTTGGGGAAAGGCGCTGTTCTTAAACAAAAAGCAGGAACGATTTCACTTTGGGTTTTAATAGAGGATAAGATATGGACTGGACAAGGGATAAGGGTGAATCCCATCCTGCTTACAAAATCACGCAATCAAGATGATTTTTTCGAAGCCTATAGTATATATTATGAACTTGATAACGAAACCTTTAGATCTAATATTTCTCGTGATTCAATTAGACAAGCAGCAACGGCTTCTCTTAGCAAGTGCCAACTAAATTCATGGCGCCACCTGGTTTTAACTTTCGATCGCGATTTTACTTCTTTTTATGTAGACGGTAAGCTTCAGCGGAAGGCGATAAAAAATTTCGAGACAGTTTATTTAGATCAGGACTCGGTTTTACTTGGTTCGATGGGGAATAAAAAAAACGCGCGATTTGCAAAGGCGGTTTTTGACGATATTGAATTTTATGATAGAGTGCTAACAGAAGGCGAAATTCTTAATTTGTTTCATGCACCGAATCCAAATAAGTACAAAATAGTTTTAAATTGGATATTTCTTGCCATAGCTATACTACTTGTTATAGGATGTATTTATTTAATTGTTCGATATCGACTTAGCATAACTTTGAAAAAAGAAAAACAAAGACTTGAGCTCCACAATATAGTTTTGCAAACCGAGCTCCGTGTAAACCGAGCTCTCATGAACCCGCACTTTGTTTTTAATTCTTTAAATGCATTACAAAATTTTATATTAAAAAACGAAAACGTAAAGGCGAATAGTTATTTGGTTAAATTTTCAAAGCTAATGCGGCAAATTATTGAGAGCAACATGTCGGACGCAATTACACTTGAATTTGAAATTCAATTATTAAAAAGTTATTTGGAGATCGAAGATCTTAGGTTCGAAGAAAATATCAAACATGTAATTGAAGTAGAATCATCGCTGGTACCTTCAAGCATTAAAATACCAATTATGATGCTGCAGCCCTTCGTAGAAAATGCGGTATGGCATGGGTTACTCAAAAAAAAGGGTGAAAAACTCCTGAATATTTCATTTTCAATAAAAGATGATATTTATATTCTGTGTGTGATTGAAGATAATGGTCTCGGAAGAAAAAAAACCAATTATTTAGATCTCGAGAAAAACTCTTTAGCTACCGGATTTATCGAACAACGTCTGAGTTTACTTAATCAAATCTATAATTTGAAATGCAATTTGATTATTGAGGACAAGCCAAATAATACAGGTACAATAATTAAGATACTTATCCCAATAATTAAAAATTAG
- a CDS encoding T9SS type A sorting domain-containing protein codes for MIRVRIMDVTGKIVYAKNISGTSYNLDISDLKSSMYFMEI; via the coding sequence TTGATAAGAGTTAGAATTATGGATGTGACAGGTAAAATTGTTTATGCTAAAAACATTTCTGGCACTTCTTATAATCTTGATATTTCTGACCTAAAATCATCCATGTATTTTATGGAGATTTAA
- a CDS encoding sialate O-acetylesterase, with protein MIPRGADNMGEFLVTGTCPDLAIKSMRFCLYRNTDSSLIYDKTIAIQTHVTFSINVEIPAALADYRLKIYSINLSNNEMIVGDVDQLVCGDYFIVSGQSNAVGALNDLSQALTEDSMYGNKYCRTIGNMYIGNLADSLFNGEYNLAYHHVSTLFWISGPSGCIGIWPMRILHNITKQTGIPVCILNGAIGSTELSHHLASRTPSDPNKLHDTSQSATFHPYDGLYKKLFANKAIQGVKAILWYQGESDAVLSKEMALTYNERFALLRKSWKLDYPQLEKIFVFQINTGCGGDNVSIIRDQQRKLSKQFNDVIVMPTVGCDDDERAKDGCHYTLKGYGKIGENISPAVLKHIYHFDVEDKYIMGPDINRISYSGKNELCLSFNMDVSVQQSKQYSFLGTGIAYLKDYFYKEDGTTLKVQTIYAENNNVFLTIASGQKLKSLTYLPDIFSTIPTIYAGPWILNKNNTNLGALSFFEFPVEALPNELWFSKSDDSLLIYPNPVKDCFEIRVNKNTELQKLYLIDLSGKIVMNISPNKTTTTLVDMRVLESGIYFLKAYTNAGFFVKKLVLTKNGD; from the coding sequence ATGATACCGAGAGGCGCTGATAATATGGGTGAGTTTCTGGTAACCGGCACTTGTCCTGATTTAGCAATTAAATCCATGCGCTTTTGTTTATATAGGAATACCGACTCAAGTCTTATCTATGATAAAACAATTGCTATTCAAACTCATGTTACATTTTCTATAAACGTAGAAATTCCAGCAGCACTTGCAGATTATCGTCTCAAAATATATTCCATTAATCTCTCAAATAATGAAATGATTGTGGGGGATGTGGACCAACTTGTATGTGGCGATTATTTTATTGTGAGCGGTCAGTCAAACGCAGTTGGAGCTTTAAACGACTTATCTCAGGCGCTTACTGAAGACAGTATGTATGGCAACAAATACTGTAGAACGATTGGTAACATGTATATAGGTAATCTAGCGGATTCACTTTTCAATGGTGAATACAATCTTGCTTATCATCACGTGTCAACTTTATTCTGGATTTCAGGCCCAAGCGGTTGTATTGGCATTTGGCCTATGAGGATTTTGCACAACATTACTAAACAAACTGGCATACCGGTATGCATTCTCAATGGTGCAATTGGCTCAACAGAACTTTCTCACCACCTGGCATCCAGAACCCCCTCTGATCCAAATAAATTGCATGACACCTCACAAAGCGCGACGTTTCATCCTTATGACGGGTTATATAAAAAGCTCTTTGCAAATAAAGCAATACAAGGTGTAAAAGCTATACTGTGGTATCAGGGCGAGAGTGATGCTGTGCTTAGTAAAGAAATGGCCTTAACTTATAACGAAAGATTTGCACTATTGAGAAAATCATGGAAATTAGATTATCCCCAGCTTGAAAAGATATTTGTTTTCCAAATAAACACCGGTTGCGGTGGCGACAACGTAAGCATCATCAGAGACCAGCAACGAAAATTGTCTAAACAATTTAATGATGTTATTGTAATGCCTACTGTTGGTTGCGATGATGACGAAAGGGCGAAAGACGGCTGCCACTACACCCTTAAGGGCTATGGCAAAATCGGTGAAAATATTTCACCTGCGGTTCTAAAACATATTTATCATTTTGATGTCGAAGACAAGTACATCATGGGTCCTGATATTAATAGAATCTCTTACTCTGGTAAAAATGAATTATGTTTAAGTTTTAACATGGACGTAAGTGTGCAACAGTCTAAACAATATTCGTTTCTAGGAACAGGAATAGCATATCTTAAAGATTATTTTTATAAAGAAGATGGAACAACTCTTAAAGTACAAACGATCTATGCGGAGAACAATAATGTTTTCTTAACAATAGCCAGTGGCCAGAAATTAAAATCATTAACTTATTTGCCTGATATTTTTTCAACTATTCCAACCATCTATGCAGGGCCTTGGATCTTAAATAAAAATAACACTAATCTTGGCGCGTTATCTTTTTTCGAATTTCCTGTTGAAGCTTTACCAAATGAACTTTGGTTTAGCAAATCAGATGATTCATTACTAATATACCCTAACCCTGTGAAAGATTGTTTTGAAATACGGGTAAATAAAAACACTGAACTTCAAAAACTATACCTGATAGATTTATCTGGAAAAATAGTGATGAACATTTCACCAAATAAGACTACGACAACGCTGGTTGACATGCGGGTTCTAGAAAGTGGAATTTATTTTTTAAAGGCTTATACTAACGCTGGGTTTTTTGTAAAAAAATTAGTTCTCACAAAAAATGGAGACTAA
- the hemA gene encoding glutamyl-tRNA reductase: MDAFKVIAFTHKTLPIELIGKLHLDQEEQTNVLGALKINFNFEELLFLSTCNRIELLIKSSEEVTCLLVKEIALFLNSRLNNSETTLLSNAAELYLGASGVEHVLKVASSLDSMIVGEREIITQVRKAYDFCNLLGLTGDFIRLLIKQTIETAKDIYTNTDIARNPVSVASLAYRQLRQLGIKNDARILFVGSGETNTTLASYFQKHKFANFTVFNRTLENGKKLAKSLNGKAYELAVLADFKEGFDVLVVCTSSSEIIITEEIFESLKGRDNSKKVIIDLGLPSNVAKSVSENSQLSYIDINSLKAQADANLQLRKNEIVKCEEMINVRTQQFHALYAERRIELAFGEVPKQVRAIKDLALNEVFAKEINSLDIQSKEVLEKVLSYMEKKYNAVAIKTAKEVFLAPKN; the protein is encoded by the coding sequence TTGGACGCTTTTAAGGTCATAGCTTTTACACACAAAACCCTCCCAATTGAGCTAATTGGGAAATTACATCTTGATCAAGAAGAACAAACGAATGTGCTTGGAGCACTTAAAATCAATTTCAATTTCGAAGAATTACTTTTTTTAAGTACCTGTAATAGGATTGAATTATTGATAAAATCTTCAGAAGAAGTTACTTGTTTATTAGTGAAAGAGATCGCACTTTTTTTAAACAGCCGATTAAATAATTCAGAAACTACTCTTTTATCTAATGCTGCCGAATTGTATCTGGGAGCAAGTGGAGTGGAACATGTTTTAAAAGTAGCGTCGTCACTCGATTCAATGATAGTGGGTGAACGTGAAATCATTACTCAGGTTAGGAAAGCGTATGATTTTTGCAACTTACTTGGTTTAACAGGAGATTTTATTCGTTTGCTTATTAAACAAACAATCGAAACTGCGAAGGATATTTATACAAATACTGATATCGCAAGAAATCCTGTATCTGTGGCATCTCTGGCGTATAGACAATTAAGACAATTGGGAATTAAAAATGACGCCCGTATTTTGTTTGTTGGAAGCGGGGAGACCAATACGACTTTAGCAAGTTATTTTCAAAAGCATAAATTCGCAAACTTTACTGTGTTTAACCGCACTTTAGAGAACGGAAAAAAATTGGCAAAGTCATTAAATGGAAAAGCTTACGAACTTGCCGTACTTGCTGATTTTAAAGAGGGTTTTGATGTATTGGTTGTCTGCACATCTAGTTCGGAAATAATCATAACGGAAGAAATTTTCGAGTCGTTAAAAGGAAGGGATAACTCTAAAAAGGTAATTATTGATTTGGGTTTACCTTCTAATGTTGCAAAATCAGTTTCAGAAAACTCCCAACTATCATACATAGATATCAATTCATTAAAAGCTCAGGCAGATGCTAATTTACAATTACGTAAAAACGAAATTGTGAAGTGTGAAGAAATGATTAATGTTCGTACGCAACAATTTCATGCGCTTTATGCCGAAAGAAGAATTGAATTGGCCTTTGGCGAGGTTCCAAAGCAAGTTAGAGCCATTAAAGATTTGGCTTTAAACGAGGTTTTTGCCAAAGAGATAAATTCGCTTGACATTCAAAGTAAAGAAGTGCTTGAAAAAGTGCTTTCTTACATGGAAAAAAAATACAATGCCGTTGCAATTAAAACAGCAAAAGAAGTTTTTTTAGCCCCAAAAAATTAG
- a CDS encoding YifB family Mg chelatase-like AAA ATPase, whose translation MLVKTFGYAVQGINATKITVEVNINTGVNFFLVGLPDNAVKESQQRIDTALKEHGYKIPGKQITVNMAPADIRKEGSAYDLTIAMGILAASEQIPMEKAGDYVIMGELALDGELRSIKGSLPIAINARQDGFKGIILPASNAQEAAVVSGLEVRYATNIKQVIDFFTGEKDLPIAETNLDEAFLQNIESIEFDFSDVKGQENIKRALEIAAAGGHNAILIGPPGAGKTMLSKRLPSILPPLTLEEALETTKIHSVAGKTGRTGAGLVTQRPFRTPHHTISDIALVGGGNNPQPGEISLAHNGVLFLDELPEFKRTVLEVMRQPIEDRVVTISRAKFSVEYPASFMLIASMNPCPCGYYNHPEKECVCAPGIVQKYLNKISGPLLDRIDLHIEVTPVPFSELNKQHSSELSKDIRARVIKARLLQSVRYEKEKKIHCNAQMHTSHLKAYCQLTEAGNTLLKNAMERLGLSARAYDRILKVARTIADLDNSKNIETNHIAEAIQYRSLDRDGWAG comes from the coding sequence ATGTTGGTAAAAACGTTTGGATACGCAGTACAAGGTATAAATGCCACAAAAATTACTGTTGAGGTAAATATAAACACCGGAGTGAACTTTTTTCTTGTAGGATTACCGGATAATGCGGTAAAGGAAAGTCAGCAGAGAATCGACACGGCTTTAAAAGAACATGGTTATAAAATCCCAGGAAAGCAAATCACAGTAAATATGGCTCCTGCCGACATACGCAAGGAAGGGTCGGCGTATGACCTTACAATTGCTATGGGCATACTTGCTGCCAGCGAACAAATTCCAATGGAGAAAGCTGGTGATTATGTTATTATGGGTGAATTGGCTCTAGACGGTGAATTACGGTCAATTAAAGGGTCTTTGCCAATTGCAATAAACGCTCGTCAGGATGGCTTTAAAGGCATAATTCTTCCCGCCTCCAATGCTCAAGAAGCTGCAGTAGTAAGTGGTTTAGAAGTTCGTTATGCAACTAATATAAAACAGGTAATTGATTTTTTTACTGGTGAAAAAGATCTTCCTATTGCGGAAACCAATCTGGACGAAGCTTTCTTACAAAACATTGAGTCTATTGAATTTGATTTTTCTGATGTAAAAGGTCAAGAGAATATTAAACGTGCTTTGGAAATAGCAGCAGCAGGTGGCCACAATGCTATCCTAATTGGCCCTCCCGGCGCTGGTAAAACCATGCTTAGTAAACGCTTACCAAGCATTCTACCTCCCCTTACTTTAGAAGAAGCGCTTGAAACCACAAAAATTCACAGTGTTGCCGGCAAAACAGGAAGAACAGGAGCTGGTTTGGTCACTCAACGCCCATTTAGAACTCCTCACCACACTATTAGCGATATAGCTTTAGTTGGCGGCGGCAATAATCCACAGCCCGGAGAAATTAGTTTAGCGCATAACGGCGTTTTATTTTTAGACGAACTACCTGAATTCAAAAGAACGGTGTTAGAAGTAATGCGTCAACCCATAGAAGATCGGGTAGTTACAATTAGCCGTGCTAAATTTAGTGTTGAATATCCTGCAAGCTTTATGCTCATTGCGAGTATGAATCCTTGCCCTTGCGGTTACTACAATCATCCGGAAAAGGAATGTGTTTGCGCTCCTGGCATTGTACAAAAATATCTCAATAAAATTAGTGGTCCTTTATTAGACCGCATAGATCTTCACATTGAAGTTACACCCGTTCCGTTTAGCGAACTTAATAAACAACACTCTTCCGAATTAAGTAAAGATATTAGAGCTCGTGTAATTAAAGCCCGCTTGCTGCAAAGCGTGCGGTATGAAAAAGAAAAAAAAATACATTGCAATGCACAAATGCATACCAGCCATCTTAAAGCATATTGCCAGCTCACTGAAGCGGGCAATACTTTATTAAAAAATGCAATGGAGCGCTTAGGACTGAGTGCCAGAGCCTACGATAGAATTTTAAAGGTAGCACGAACAATTGCAGATCTTGATAATTCAAAGAACATAGAAACTAATCATATTGCAGAAGCCATTCAATATAGGAGTTTAGATAGAGATGGTTGGGCAGGATAA
- a CDS encoding tetratricopeptide repeat-containing sensor histidine kinase: MKIKQKYVFLFFLLQIFHSKAQLNKAKFQKDFFEASPRTKVRLVAAIPHSELHEVYPYIKDTLDKIKKDIYRQATQSNNDLKFLFDKIEAKKELFNENYGKTIFILENALRYTATNIDDTLTCLSMLKNVFVKIKNVNRAFEMQHIIENTWHRQSDTANIDYGLNKSFLYYMLGFTNEAIEQRRSEFNKLTHKSDTDMIVNFYNDMGVFYNKEKKSDSAEFYFLKAKRILKHKKIESGKEAHYDFYKGLIDGNLAQSYYNKGLLKKAIPLLKQDIYYSIKSENFESAFNSYVLITQCYIDLKEKRLSKLYLDSCETLLANELSKTNLRIKFLPLLAKYYEFMYDYKKAATTYSNYYRIYDSVLDLEKERDAINQGLTFNIEQRELAYTEQESILKKKEENETRQSSYRKSLIAGVFLLLIVIVFLIINNRRFKRREKQLSFKNNQIQDQNKQIEQSLKEKEALIKEIHHRVKNNLQIITSMLNLQIGKIDDEKTESIFFEAKQRINAIALTHQMLYQKTTISNINLVEYIETLVRQIEASMSTSKIEIATDLVANDNRLTIDGAVPLGLIINELLTNCYKHAFPQGKKGLITVSLTENAESFTIKVSDNGIGLPEDFDHEESKTLGMELVFILVEQLESKLIIKNEGGSAFLFDIKKHN, translated from the coding sequence ATGAAAATAAAACAAAAATATGTTTTCTTGTTTTTCTTGCTTCAGATTTTTCATTCTAAGGCGCAATTAAACAAAGCTAAATTTCAGAAAGATTTTTTTGAAGCCAGTCCTCGCACTAAAGTGAGATTGGTTGCAGCAATTCCGCACTCTGAATTGCATGAGGTATACCCGTACATTAAAGATACTTTAGATAAGATTAAAAAAGACATTTATCGTCAGGCGACTCAAAGTAATAATGATCTCAAATTTTTATTTGATAAGATTGAGGCGAAGAAAGAATTATTCAACGAAAATTATGGCAAAACCATTTTTATTCTTGAAAATGCTTTGCGTTATACCGCTACAAATATTGACGATACACTTACTTGTCTATCCATGCTAAAAAACGTATTTGTAAAAATTAAAAATGTAAATAGAGCATTTGAAATGCAACATATCATTGAAAACACCTGGCATAGACAAAGTGATACGGCTAATATTGATTATGGACTAAATAAAAGTTTTCTTTATTACATGTTAGGTTTTACAAATGAGGCTATAGAACAACGTAGGAGCGAATTTAATAAGTTAACCCATAAATCAGACACCGATATGATCGTTAATTTTTACAACGATATGGGTGTTTTTTATAACAAAGAAAAAAAATCAGATAGTGCTGAGTTTTATTTTTTAAAAGCGAAGCGAATTTTAAAACATAAAAAGATAGAATCAGGCAAAGAAGCCCATTATGATTTTTACAAAGGCCTAATAGATGGCAATCTTGCTCAAAGTTATTATAATAAAGGGCTTCTCAAAAAAGCAATTCCCTTGTTAAAACAAGACATCTACTACAGCATTAAGTCTGAAAACTTCGAAAGCGCTTTTAATAGCTACGTACTTATTACCCAGTGTTATATAGACCTTAAAGAAAAACGTCTTTCCAAACTCTATTTGGATTCTTGTGAGACTTTATTAGCTAATGAATTATCTAAAACTAATTTAAGAATTAAATTTTTGCCACTTCTTGCAAAATATTATGAATTTATGTATGATTATAAAAAAGCTGCAACAACTTATAGCAATTACTATAGAATTTATGATAGTGTGTTAGATTTAGAAAAAGAACGTGATGCCATCAATCAGGGTCTTACTTTTAATATAGAGCAAAGAGAACTTGCATACACAGAACAAGAAAGTATTTTAAAGAAGAAAGAAGAGAATGAAACACGACAAAGTTCTTATCGAAAATCGCTTATTGCAGGGGTATTTTTACTTTTAATTGTTATTGTTTTTCTTATAATTAACAACAGGCGCTTTAAACGTCGTGAAAAGCAACTTTCTTTTAAAAACAATCAAATTCAAGATCAAAACAAACAGATTGAACAGTCGTTAAAGGAAAAAGAGGCGTTGATTAAAGAAATCCATCATCGGGTAAAAAATAATTTACAAATTATTACCAGTATGTTGAATCTACAAATTGGAAAAATAGATGATGAAAAAACGGAAAGTATTTTCTTTGAGGCAAAACAACGAATAAATGCAATTGCGTTAACGCACCAAATGTTGTATCAAAAAACAACAATCTCCAATATAAATTTAGTGGAGTACATAGAAACTTTGGTCAGACAAATTGAAGCGAGTATGTCTACCTCAAAAATTGAAATCGCGACTGATTTGGTTGCCAACGATAATCGTCTTACAATTGACGGTGCTGTTCCACTTGGCTTAATTATTAATGAACTTCTCACCAACTGTTACAAACACGCTTTTCCTCAAGGAAAAAAAGGCCTTATCACAGTTTCCTTAACTGAAAATGCGGAGAGCTTTACAATAAAAGTAAGCGACAATGGAATTGGTTTACCAGAAGATTTTGATCACGAAGAAAGTAAAACATTGGGAATGGAACTAGTTTTTATTCTTGTTGAACAATTAGAATCTAAACTTATTATAAAGAATGAAGGGGGAAGTGCCTTTTTATTTGACATTAAAAAACATAATTAA
- the holA gene encoding DNA polymerase III subunit delta: protein MYFLSGEEAYYIDVISDYIENNVLENSDKEFNQTVVYGKDADLVSILGLAKQFPMMSEHNVVIVKEAQNIKELNKSAASDDGGGGSKNESNNATQQFLNYITNPQPSTILVFCFKYKTIDKRSAIAKALQKNAVFLETKKLYDNQVPEWINEYVKEKKYTIGPKATLLMAEFLGNDLSKISNEIDKLLISLPEGKEVTADLIQDNIGISKDYNVFELQDALAKKDVLKANRIINHFAANEKDNPAPLVLISLYGYFSKILKYHFLQDKSKFAAAQALGVNPFFVDGYAKAALNYNSSKLKLIFSYLKEIDLKSKGVDNSGVTYGELLKELVFKILH, encoded by the coding sequence GTGTATTTCTTAAGTGGCGAAGAAGCTTATTACATTGACGTAATTAGCGATTACATAGAGAATAATGTTCTTGAGAATTCTGATAAAGAATTTAATCAGACAGTTGTTTATGGTAAAGATGCCGATTTGGTAAGCATTCTTGGATTAGCAAAACAGTTTCCAATGATGAGCGAACACAACGTAGTTATTGTTAAGGAAGCGCAAAACATTAAAGAATTAAATAAAAGTGCTGCATCTGATGACGGCGGTGGTGGCTCGAAAAACGAATCTAACAATGCGACACAACAATTCCTCAACTACATTACAAATCCACAACCATCTACTATTCTCGTATTTTGCTTTAAGTACAAAACCATCGATAAAAGAAGTGCGATAGCTAAAGCACTTCAAAAAAATGCGGTGTTTTTGGAAACAAAAAAACTGTATGATAATCAAGTCCCTGAATGGATAAATGAATACGTAAAAGAAAAAAAATATACCATCGGGCCAAAAGCAACGCTTTTAATGGCTGAGTTTTTAGGGAACGATTTAAGTAAAATTTCTAACGAAATTGATAAGCTACTTATTAGTCTTCCTGAGGGAAAAGAGGTAACAGCCGACCTTATACAGGATAACATTGGCATAAGCAAAGATTACAATGTATTTGAACTGCAAGATGCGCTTGCAAAAAAAGATGTGCTAAAAGCCAACAGGATTATTAATCATTTTGCAGCAAATGAAAAAGATAATCCAGCGCCACTTGTGCTTATTTCTTTATACGGATACTTCAGCAAAATTTTAAAATATCACTTTCTGCAGGACAAGAGTAAATTTGCTGCTGCGCAAGCTTTGGGTGTAAATCCTTTCTTTGTTGATGGTTACGCAAAGGCCGCTCTAAATTATAATTCCTCGAAGCTAAAACTAATTTTTTCTTACCTCAAAGAAATAGACCTTAAATCAAAAGGGGTTGATAACAGTGGCGTTACTTATGGCGAGTTGTTAAAGGAACTCGTTTTTAAAATTCTTCACTAA